In Megalopta genalis isolate 19385.01 chromosome 14, iyMegGena1_principal, whole genome shotgun sequence, the following are encoded in one genomic region:
- the LOC117225851 gene encoding PAT complex subunit Asterix codes for MNSSSDPRRPEREVRYKPAAASSQAQPSDTSTPDYMNILGMIFSMCGLMMRLKWCAWVALYCSCISFANSKVSDDTKQILSSFMLSISAVVMSYLQNPQPMTPPWASAIQ; via the coding sequence ATGAATAGTTCATCAGATCCAAGACGCCCTGAACGGGAAGTCAGGTATAAACCTGCTGCGGCGAGCAGTCAGGCTCAGCCAAGCGACACATCAACACCAGACTACATGAATATATTAGGAATGATATTTAGCATGTGCGGCTTGATGATGAGACTAAAGTGGTGCGCATGGGTTGCATTATACTGTTCTTGCATTAGCTTTGCAAATTCTAAAGTGAGTGATGATACAAAACAAATTCTCAGCAGTTTTATGCTCTCCATATCAGCGGTTGTTATGTCATACTTACAAAATCCACAGCCTATGACACCACCATGGGCATCTGCgattcaataa
- the LOC117225777 gene encoding periodic tryptophan protein 1 homolog, which yields MNVIPCMTWVKKGVAAKNPVKVELTPTELKKILEEKQSELHADVEDEDNEVSKQENETEMQSNIIQQDEYGFDNYDEESGSIHCSIGNITTFDNYGKDPLITKDDDDDDSEKEDDGIKINDNLVVIGHVDGDASILEIYVYNEAEDSFYCHHDILLPSFPLCIEWLNFDPADSKPSNLCALGSMSPIIEVWDLDLVDCLEPAYKLGHKPSKKKNIKRIGHKDAVLDLAWNQNYTHVLASGSVDQTVLLWDLENGTPVNKITSFDEKIQSLKWHPTETHQLLTGCADKMVRLFDCRDQTVINSWETSGEVERVLWNQFDPNYCIASTDNGHMLYFDIRQNKPIWSIEAHTKEVTGLSLSSSCPGFLVTSSNDGVIKVWDIIKHEEPSCVWENKTNLGALLCLASSPNNPLTFSAGGDNKSHNLRIFDFAKIAKVYERFEDRIPKSNNHNEMMDITDNVGSIMLSNDSGSNTTFEKKTKNKFKKSLKSK from the exons atgaatgttaTACCATGCATGACTTGGGTGAAGAAAGGAGTCGCAGCTAAGAATCCTGTGAAG GTTGAATTAACGCCGACAGAATTAAAGAAAATATTAGAGGAGAAACAATCGGAGTTACA TGCCGATGTTGAGGACGAAGACAATGAAGTTTCGAAGCAAGAAAATGAAACTGAGATGCAGTCTAACATTATTCAACAGGATGAATATGGTTTCGACAACTATGATGAAGAAT CTGGTAGCATACATTGCTCTATTGGTAATATCACAACATTTGATAATTATGGGAAAGATCCTTTAATAACAAaggacgacgatgacgacgattCAGAGAAGGAAGATGATGGTATAAAAATCAATGACAACCTTGTGGTGATAGGGCACGTTGATGGAGATGCAAGTATCTTGGAAATATATG tttacaatGAAGCAGAAGATTCTTTTTATTGTCATCATGACATATTATTACCATCGTTTCCATTGTGTATAGAATGGCTCAACTTTGATCCTGCCGACTCAAAACCAAGTAATTTATGTGCGCTTGGTAGTATGAGCCCCATTATTGAAGTATGGGATTTAGATTTAGTAGACTGTTTAGAACCAGCCTACAAACTTGGTCATAAACCAAGCAAAAAAAAGAACATAAAACGTATTGGACATAAAGATGCGGTTTTAGATTTGGCTTGGAATCAGAATTACAC GCATGTGCTAGCTAGTGGATCAGTTGACCAAACTGTTCTGTTATGGGATTTAGAAAATGGTACACCTGTTAATAAAATTACCTCTTTTGATGAAAAAATTCAATCGTTAAAATGGCACCCAACAGAAACGCATCAATTATTAACAGGCTGTGCAGATAA AATGGTTAGATTGTTTGACTGCAGAGACCAAACAGTTATAAACTCTTGGGAGACATCGGGGGAAGTAGAAAGAGTATTATGGAATCAATTTGATCCAAACTACTGTATA GCAAGCACAGATAATGGTCACATGCTGTATTTCGATATCAGGCAAAATAAACCAATTTGGAGTATAGAGGCTCATACCAAAGAAGTTACAG GTCTGTCTCTAAGCTCATCATGCCCTGGTTTCCTTGTTACCTCCTCAAACGATGGCGTTATAAAAGTGTGGGATATAATTAAACACGAAGAGCCGTCGTGTGTTTGGGAGAACAAAACTAATCTCGGTGCTTTATTATGTCTCGCGTCAAGTCCAAATAATCCTCTTACTTTCTCCGCTGGCGGCGATAACAAGTCGCACAATCTTAGAATATTCGACTTCGCTAAAATAGCGAAAG TGTACGAAAGATTTGAAGATAGGATACCGAAAAGTAACAATCACAATGAAATGATGGATATAACAGATAATGTAGGATCAATAATGCTTAGTAACGACAGTGGCTCTAATACTACGTTTGAAAAGAAGACGAAGAATAAATTTAAGAAATCTCTAAAATCTAAATGA
- the RYBP gene encoding ring and YY1 binding protein, with product MNHSGSGKRQAKVLEENYWDCSVCTYRNTAEAFKCLMCDVRKGTSTRKPRINPQLVAQQVAQQQYVPLLKPGKKEGSSGGSTATSGKEKDRKLDKPRRKNRHPPRLKNIDRSTAQTNEVTVNNVTVVITEYKPKVKKSSDQSGLSSSASSENGSQHDSNQDSRSLDIGTDA from the exons ATGAACCATTCGGGAAGTGGAAAACGTCAGGCGAAGGTTCTGGAAGAAAACTATTGGGATTGCAGTGTCTGCACATATAGAAATACAGCAGAAGCATTTAAGTGCCTCATGTGTGACGTCCGTAAAGGAACTTCTACGCGGAAACCCCGCATAAATCCTCAGCTTGTGGCACAGCAG GTGGCACAGCAACAGTATGTACCACTATTGAAGCCAGGGAAAAAGGAAGGTAGTAGCGGCGGTAGTACGGCTACTAGTGGTAAGGAGAAAGACCGTAAATTGGACAAACCAAGACGGAAAAATAGGCATCCACCTCGTCTTAAAAATATAGACCGCAGTACAGCTCAAACCAATGAAGTGACAGTAAACAACGTTACTGTCGTAATTACGGAGTATAAGCCAAAAGTGAAGAAAAGTTCCGATCAGTCTGGTTTATCTAGCAGTGCATCATCTGAGAATGGAAGTCAACACGATTCTAATCAAGACTCTAGAAGTTTGGATATAGGAACTGATGCTTAG